GAATCTGCACAGAAAGGGAATGGAGTACCTGAGTGCAGTTTCGGCACAAGTATGACTTGTGTCGGACGGGTAGCTGTCAACCTGCCCTGATGTATCGTCACTCTAAGGTAGGAGTCGAAAGACGCTCGCACTACTGGACAGATACAAGCTCCCGCCTCTAAGCATTAGCGTAGACGGTGAGCAGTTGACTCTGACCCCCTCAATCCAATGCAAAAGGGTGACCGGTTTACAATAAACCGGTCACCCTTTTTTTGTGATGGCTACCCAATCAACCAATCGAACCTTCCATCTCCAGCTTGATGAGGCGGTTCATCTCCACCGCATATTCCATCGGCAGTTCTTTGGTGAACGGCTCGATAAAGCCCATCACGATCATCTGTGTAGCCTCTTCTTCACTCAACCCACGGCTCATCAGGTAAAAGAGCTGATCCTCGCTCACCTTGCTGACCGTGGCTTCGTGTTCCAGTGTGATGTCGTCGTTCAGGATCTCATTGTACGGAATGGTGTCGGAAGTGGATTGGTCATCCAGAATCAAGGTATCGCATTTGACGTTGGCTTTGGACCCTTGCGAGTTGCGGCCGAAGCTGGTCAAACCGCGATAGGTGACCTTTCCGCCTTGCTTGCTGATCGACTTGGAAATGATCGTCGCCGTGCAATTGGGAGCCAACGCCACCACTTTGGCACCGGCGTCCTGATGCTGACCTTTGCCCGCGACCGCGATGGAGAGGACATCCGCTTTGGCGCCTTCTCCTTTCATGATGACGGCAGGATACTTCATGGTCAGTTTGGAACCGATGTTGCCGTCCACCCATTCCATGTGCGCCCCTTCTTCGGCCACCGCACGTTTGGTCACCAAGTTGTAGATGTTGGGCGCCCAGTTTTGAATCGTGGTGTAGCGGCAACGGGCGTTTTTCTTGACGATGATTTCCACAACAGCGCTGTGCAGCGAGTCGGTGCTGTAGATCGGGGCCGTACAACCTTCGACGTAGTGTACGAAGCTGCCTTCGTCCGCAATGATGAGCGTCCGTTCAAATTGCCCCATGTTTTCGGAGTTGATCCGGAAGTACGCCTGCAACGGCACTTCACATTTGACACCCGGCGGCACGTAGATGAAGCTGCCGCCGCTCCAGACCGCGCTGTTCAAAGCGGCAAATTTGTTGTCAGACGGCGGTACGACCGTGCCGAAGTACTCCTTCACCAGTTCCGGATATTCGCGTACGGCAGTGTCCGTGTCGCAGAAAATGACACCTTGTTCTTCCAGCTCTTTTTGCATGTTATGGTAAACCACTTCCGACTCGTACTGCGCCGACACGCCTGCCAGGAACTTCTGCTCGGCTTCCGGAATCCCCAAACGGTCAAACGTCCGTTTGATCTCTTCCGGCACTTCGTCCCAAGAACGTCCTTGGCGTTCGGACGGTTTTACATAGTAGGTGATGCTGTCAAAGTCCAAGTCGTCCAATTTACCGGGCAAAATGGAGAACCATTTGCTGTTCATTTCGTTGGGCAAGGGCATTTTGTAAAACTGCTCCAACGCTTTCAGGCGAAACTCCAGCATCCACTCGGGTTCGCCCTTCATCCGGGAAATCTCCTCGACGATCTCCCGGGTCAAACCGCGCTTGGCCCGGTAAACGGCGACATCTTTATCGCGAAAGCCGTATTTGTATTCAGACAGATCCGGCAGTTCTTTCGCCATGTTCAATCCCCCCTTGTAGGGCTTAGTGCCCGATTGCCTGGGAGTTCTTCAATCCCTTCTCCAAGGCCTTCCAAGCCAGAGTGGCACATTTGATCCGTGCCGGAAACTTCGACACGCCGCTCAAGGCTTCGATATCTTCCAATGGAAACTGTTCAAAGTCCACATCTTTTCCTTGCATCATCTCTGAAAAGAGATCCACCAGGCGAAGGGCTTCTTCCACTTTCAGTCCTCTGACGGCTTCCGTCATCATCGAGGCGGAAGCCAGGCTGATCGAGCAGCCTTCGCCAAGGAACTTTGCTTCTTCTATTGTACCATCCTTCACCCGCATTTGCACGGAGACACGGTCACCGCATGTTGGATTGTTCAGATCGACGGTGACCGCGCCGTCCTCAATCCGTCCACGATTGCGGGGTTTCTGGTAATGGTCCATGATCACGCGACGGTACAAATCATCCAAGGACATGACCGAAATACTCCTTCGTTTTTTGTAACCCTTTCACCAACAGATCAATATCTTCTTCCGAGTTGTACAGATAGAAGCTGGCTCTCGCCGTGGCCGTCACATTCAACCACCGCATCAACGGTTGCGCACAGTGATGTCCGGCACGTACAGCTATGCCTTCGGCATCCAGCACCGTGGCCACGTCATGCGGATGAATGTCGCCCAAGTTGAACGTAATGACGGCCATCCGATCTTTCTTGGGACCGTAAATGGTAAGACCGTCGATCTTCTCCAACTGCTCGATCGCATAAGCGGCCAGTTTGCGATCGTGCGCTTCGACAGTGTCCATACCGATCTCCTGCAGATAATCGATGGCCGCACCGAGACCGATCGCGCCGGCGATAATCGGCGTACCACCTTCAAATTTCCACGGCAACTCTTTCCATGTGGATTCGTACAAATCCACATGATCGATCATTTCCCCGCCGAATTCGACCGGCTCCATCCGCTCCAACAGCGCTTCTTTCCCATAGAGCACACCGATCCCGGTCGGAGCCATCATTTTGTGACCGGAAAAGGCAA
The Polycladomyces zharkentensis DNA segment above includes these coding regions:
- the sufB gene encoding Fe-S cluster assembly protein SufB, coding for MAKELPDLSEYKYGFRDKDVAVYRAKRGLTREIVEEISRMKGEPEWMLEFRLKALEQFYKMPLPNEMNSKWFSILPGKLDDLDFDSITYYVKPSERQGRSWDEVPEEIKRTFDRLGIPEAEQKFLAGVSAQYESEVVYHNMQKELEEQGVIFCDTDTAVREYPELVKEYFGTVVPPSDNKFAALNSAVWSGGSFIYVPPGVKCEVPLQAYFRINSENMGQFERTLIIADEGSFVHYVEGCTAPIYSTDSLHSAVVEIIVKKNARCRYTTIQNWAPNIYNLVTKRAVAEEGAHMEWVDGNIGSKLTMKYPAVIMKGEGAKADVLSIAVAGKGQHQDAGAKVVALAPNCTATIISKSISKQGGKVTYRGLTSFGRNSQGSKANVKCDTLILDDQSTSDTIPYNEILNDDITLEHEATVSKVSEDQLFYLMSRGLSEEEATQMIVMGFIEPFTKELPMEYAVEMNRLIKLEMEGSIG
- the sufU gene encoding Fe-S cluster assembly sulfur transfer protein SufU, which gives rise to MSLDDLYRRVIMDHYQKPRNRGRIEDGAVTVDLNNPTCGDRVSVQMRVKDGTIEEAKFLGEGCSISLASASMMTEAVRGLKVEEALRLVDLFSEMMQGKDVDFEQFPLEDIEALSGVSKFPARIKCATLAWKALEKGLKNSQAIGH